The Epinephelus lanceolatus isolate andai-2023 chromosome 12, ASM4190304v1, whole genome shotgun sequence genome segment cgccacaaagagacagagacagtagATCAGAGGAGCAGAACTGCCTCTCGGgagccgtacacatgctgcgttttttgagccctcaaattcattgttttcaatgtagatgcaTGGCACGCGTGCTCAAACGCCAGAGCAATGCCGTTGTGGCACGCGTGTGTTCCAGAACACCTATGTTTCAGGGCACAATGGCTGCGCCCTGAGATAAATGGAGTTCAACTTCTGGAACGCAGCAGGATGCACCACATGTCGTGatgaggaccaaccaatcacagccgacaggtatctttcccttcttctgtaaaaatcaaactgtggtaaatatgaagaagttgatcattttagttcagggctgtcagagctttacatctgtcccatggacaatATTTTTGGCCCAATAAGCACTTACAGAGCAGCGCCTGGAAGAGCTCTGCACTTAGAAGAAGATGTtaaacagacagataaagatgcggcatgtgtacggccccttagtCTTATACGTCACACCTGAAACTTGTtcgaaaattacatttatgttATTACTAAAAGGGACCAAAACATTGTACTGTATGGTATTGGTCCTGAATTTCAGGTACTGGTTCAAATGTAAATGATACCAAACcctatcagccatagagatgtctgccttctctccaatataacagaactagatggcactcagcttgtggtgctcaaatctccaaaaaatacatttgaaaaactcaacatcaatgtgtctttccagaaatcatgacctggttactcaagataatccacagaccttgttgtgagaagtttcgtgtaggaactattttctttctactgaactacacccgtcAACCGAATCACGGCACAGaagaaagtgtgcatctactgctagctcacctagcaccactgagctggctaacgttacagctcagctgagaagGACGCCATTAATTTTCTACATCTCACAATGtaatgagcctctcgtccatgtgTAGATGCCTGCGTCCTTCTGCACGCTAGTACGGCAGTTACTACctaatagttcctacatgaaactgctcccaacaaggtctgtggattatcttgagtaaccgggtcatgatttctggaagcaccacaagctgagtgccatctagttccattatactcgagagaaggcagacatctctacgaccgatatctccaacactctgaaactcacaccaaaacaatctagactggtaagtagcactacaggtaagaggaaaaatatgtgttttagattttggggtgaactgtccctttaacagttGTGGTGCATATCTGACACCGAAAAATTAACACCTCTGGCCCAGGACCTTATGTTCCTGTCAGGTGCTTGTAGCTGCTGGTGTATCCTAAGATTAAATTCTTCCATTATTTTACCACCAAATGATAGTTAGTCTTCTGCCAAAATGTCTTGGTGGCACAGACTAAAATAATTAGCCAGCTGGACACACTGTTCCTATCACCCGTTTCCATGTGGGGATTACTTCTGTGTTTGTTCCCGATGATATCTGCAGTCCATATAAAGTCCTGCGTCAGTGGCTCTCAGCTGACGAGCATGCCTTCCTTTGCAGCGAGGCGCTGCCGGTGTACGTGGTCCTGCTCTAGTTCTTCGTGGCTCGGGTGCCAGAGCCGTGACAGGATGCGCTCCATGTTTAGGGCGTACATAGTGTGGGAGGGCATCACACCGTGGTGAACCTAAATCAGACAAATATCACAGGGAGACATTTAAGAATACAAACCTCTGATGGTTTCATGAGGGCAGGCCAGGATTACTAATGTGGACAGATTCAGTAACCATAGTGGTCCAAGCACAGTTAATGACatgaattaaaacattttagaatATTAACAAGAAAGtatgacttatattgtttaaatatttacttCATTGGCACTAGTCACCccctgacagcagcagggagTTTGCATCGGAGCCGGTCTATTAGAAAAATCACTCAACTCAGCGCACGAGACAAGAAATGGAAATGAGGAAAGCTAACAAAATACTGAAGTCAAGAGGGAGACTGAAACAAACTTATTATATTAGGCAAGAgtttttttagccactgagctcttgaGCAGAAACTGTTCAGAAAccatttgtgttattgtttgccaACGTTGTGTTATCAATGTGCTAAGTGACTCTAGCATCTTGAATTTACCCAGacagtcttctggtttccatttgttaATGACATATACAGACTACCGCCGCCTCCTGGTATGGAGAatcatttcctctcatgcaggtgcagaacatataCGTGCTGGTAGTGTGACTTAGCGAGACACACGCCATGTGAGGagacgcaacagttggccttcATCGCCACCAGTTCTTTGAtgacagtttggtgtgtctgtacCTATACCTGTAAAGCTTCCAAGAGGTCGAACATGCTGATCGGAGGGAGGGGTGCGGGTAGACTGTCAGCAGAGCAAGCCAGTAAGTGAACAGCTTGCTGCTCTGCCTCATCTGGTGACACTTGAGGAGGTGGGCCAGCTGCGAGGGACGCGCTTGGAGGAGGACTGAAAGGAGGAAAAGGTAAAAATGATTATGGACTGAAAAACGTACACCAACATTGACTTCCTGATCTTATATAAAACCTGACCATGTTTATCAGCTAGTAAGAGCTAACACAGTTGTCCCTACCATTCAGTAACACTGTGATAAGCAGCAAGGCTGTTTTTCAGATAAGGCTGCGGCGTGACATCACTGCCGAAGGCGTAGGGGAAGCGACCATCTCGTAACCTGTACGCCTTCCTCCGGGTGATGACGGCGGTCAGGACGTCTTTCAAGTGGTGCTGAAATAAATCAGGGCAGTAAGTCAAGCTTTGCTCAGTCCTCTGGGtaaacacagctgtcagtcatacTTATTAAGCTGTATAGAAAATAAATCTCTCCGCTCATTTTAAGTCTCTGCATGCATGTTAAAATATAGACTGCTAATAAAATGTTCAGGTCCATGTTGGGTTGGGCAATATAGGAAACGAAAGGAATACTATCTGGTCCAGTGATGTGCGGGGTACAAAGTACTCGACCATCCAGGTAGAGTATGACCGAATTCAGCATTATCAAAAGAGCTGTGGACCCACTgatctgttacacacacacgcctTTCCTCCAGTTGCTACTAACCTCAACGGCATGGATCATGCTGTTGACGGCGTCGTCTGTGATGTTATCCAGCCCCAGCTCAAAGGCCGTCACCATCATGCGGGCCTCCAGCTGCCCCCGCGTGGGCAACAGCAGAGTGTGTGCACTGAGACGcagttcctcctcctcacctccgACCTCCCGTGGGCTAAAAGGCTGGGCGGCGCTCAGAGGGTTCTGTGGCTGGAAACGATGCTGAGGGTGCAAACAAGACATACGACAAACATCAACATGATAGAGACAGGCAGTTGTTCAG includes the following:
- the tada1 gene encoding transcriptional adapter 1, whose translation is MNAMAAHASELEIAKKNLTDAIGDNVKHYWANLKLWFKQKISKEEFDIEARRLLAQENVHVHNDFLLAILTRCQIIVSTPEGAGPLQWQGGSASKPGKPKGKKKCSSRQKFDHRFQPQNPLSAAQPFSPREVGGEEEELRLSAHTLLLPTRGQLEARMMVTAFELGLDNITDDAVNSMIHAVEHHLKDVLTAVITRRKAYRLRDGRFPYAFGSDVTPQPYLKNSLAAYHSVTECPPPSASLAAGPPPQVSPDEAEQQAVHLLACSADSLPAPLPPISMFDLLEALQVHHGVMPSHTMYALNMERILSRLWHPSHEELEQDHVHRQRLAAKEGMLVS